A single genomic interval of Lathyrus oleraceus cultivar Zhongwan6 chromosome 7, CAAS_Psat_ZW6_1.0, whole genome shotgun sequence harbors:
- the LOC127103642 gene encoding eukaryotic translation initiation factor 4 gamma-like → MGVIDRVLVKLTLDTFWEALKDRRKIPNGLHLFSKIDPPEVIAQYLQDLASQGVDISEFSVDWLPEQPPNFMKRKREPSEKSKNKKTLKLGEPSETRSPVPLDSSSSTRYLNICISPLSSTPSSPPYYDISSDSEQPEIPDPSSPTLDQLQAITHLEQPPFVPETSAPSPSPSATEPPSEPHTETPSEPPTEHSETTHTPSGLINPTSEPQPIFPTLEYSFALFSKYLVVKLINLSEQSNISDNPSDVKTHWNEIIRWMTYETFKLKGLSEQARNDYIRETEKRLEARLVREDEERSLKEAEEKAMQEAKDQARKEVEEKAVAEAATAAEAEAKAKVEETTRIATKEDAKATEVALTQGESPNSNLASLVLKTLEELQKEQHLVRARLDQQNSVNSSIQNLLAQLLQRMPLPPNP, encoded by the exons ATGGGGGTCATTGACAGGGTCTTAGTCAAACTAACTCTGGACACATtctgggaagctctgaaggatcgGAGAAAGATACCAAATGGGCTGCATCTTTTCTCCAAGATAGATCCTCCAGAGGTCATTGCTCAATATCTCCAGGATCTGGCATCTcaaggagtggacatctcagagTTCTCTGTGGACTGGCTTCCAGAGCAGCCAcctaacttcatgaagaggaAGAGAGAGCCTTCTGAGAAGTCAAAGAATAAGAAGACTCTGAAGTTGGGAGAACCTTCAGAAACCAGATCGCCTGTGCCTCTAGACTCATCTTCTTCAA CTAGGTATCTTAATATATGCATTTCACCTCTTTCATCCACTCCCTCATCTCCTCCATACTATGACATTTCTTCTGACTCTGAACAACCAGAAATCCCTGACCCTTCCTCTCCAACTTTGGACCAACTCCAAGCCATAACACACTTAGAACAACCTCCATTTGTCCCAGAAACCTCTGCACCTTCACCTTCTCCCTCCGCAACTGAACCACCTTCTGAACCTCATACTGAAACTCCCTCTGAACCTCCCACTGAACACTCTGAAACCACTCACACTCCATCTGGACTAATAAATCCAACCTCTGAACCTCAACCTATCTTTCCAACCCTGGAATATTCATTTGCTTTATTCTCAAAATATTTAGTTGTGAAGCTCATAAATCTATCAGAACAATCTAATATAAGTGACAATCCTTCTGACGTAAAGACTCACTGGAATGAAATCATCAGATGGATGACATATGAGACCTTCAAACTTAAAGGACTATCTGAACAGGCTAGGAATGACTATATCAGAGAAACTGAGAAGAGACTAGAGGCTCGTCTGGTCAGAGAAGATGAAGAGAGATCCctaaaggaagctgaagaaaaggcAATGCAAGAAGCTAAAGACCAGGCAAGAAAAGAAGTTGAAGAAAAAGCTGTCGCTGAGGCTGCTACTGCCgcagaagctgaagccaaagctaAAGTTGAAGAAACAACACGCATAGCTACAAAGGAAGATGCTAAGGCCACTGAAGTTGCTTTGACTCAAGGTGAGTCACCAAACTCTAATCTTGCTTCGTTGGTGCTCAAGACTCTGGAAGAACTCCAGAAGGAACAACATCTTGTGAGAGCCAGACTTGACCAACAAAACTCAGTCAACTCCAGTATTCAGAACCTCCTTGCTCAGTTGCTTCAGAGGATGCCGCTTCCaccaaacccttag